The Candidatus Liberibacter solanacearum CLso-ZC1 genomic interval CTTTTTTGAAATCAACAACCATATCAGGAGTATCCCACAAAGAAACCCAAGTCCATGCATCAAATTCTGACTCGTATCCATATGCTGTCCGATCAACACAAATCTCACTTATTTGTCCTTGGAATCGAAAAACAAACCACTTTTGTCTTTGCCCAAGATATCCATTCTCTTTCACGCAATATGCTGGAAAATCATATTGTATATATGAATTTTTCTGCGCTAAAAAAGACACAGATTTGATTCCTGTCTCTTCATAAAGCTCTCGATAAGCAGCATCAAAAGGATCTTCTTGGGCATTAATTCCTCCTTGAGGCATTTGCCATAATGATGAATTAGCTTTATCATGTGAATCACAAAGTCGACGACCTACCCAAACAAGATCATCTTGGTTTAAAACTACAATTCCTACACCATGTCTATACAAATCCGATTCCCTCCAAAACACCTCTTTTGTTCATTTTATCGGTAAATTTAATCTATTTAGCATATGCATCAGCTAGTTTAACAAGGCACGATAAAGGAACGATTGATACATCACTTGCATGCTCTTCTTGCAACCATTTCGAAATCTCTTCAACACTCTCATCAAAAGCACTCGCCACACCAATTGCTTGTCCTGTAACACGAGCGATATCTGATAATTTTTTTAATTTTTCTCTAATGCTATCACGATCTACCACATCATCTAAGTACAAATCAGCAACCGCATAAGGAAGATTGATTTGTGGAGCCACTACCCTAGTAAGATTACGCGATGAACTTCCATCATCAAAAAACAATAATCCAAGCGCAGCAAACTCTTTGAATATTGTTTCAACAGAATCTTTATTTGATAAAAACATAGCTCCACGATAGTTCATAACACCAAAATAGCCCTTACCACGCCGCAAAGAATAGCGCAGTCGACTAAGCAATTGCTGAGATGATTTTGTGATTTTTAACGTATAAACATCATCATTATTCAATTCATTGAAAGACTGCATAGGAATCTGCAACATCACCTCTTGTCCCTTTTGTTTTGCTGCTTGCATCCAACGATTTAAGCTGTTTCCATTAGAAGCAAAAGCGAGCGTTACATTTTGAGGCAGTAAATTGATGGCACGCTGTGTCCCTGTCTGGCTTATACCTAAAGCCGATACAACAATAGCAATACGTGCCCCACTAACATTAGGACAAGATCTTGTGGAATATGCAGAAGAAACAGATTTATTTTCCGACTCGACAGATATCAAATGTGGTTTTGTCTTTTCCATCAACTCTGATACAGGAATCAATCTTCCTTCTATTGTTGGCAACGAATCTAAAAGAGTAGATCTTTTTGATTCATTGGCGACCAGAGCATCTTTGTGATCTGTGCTATTGACAACCTGTGTAGGAGATGGAGCGGTATTAACAGGAGATGAAGCAGGATTAGCAACAGAAGAGTTCTTCAATGGAACGAGAACAGCTTCTCTAACAAAAGAATATGGTCCAATTTCTGAAACGGTTCCAATGAGAGCATTAGACATCAAAATATAAATTGAAAGTCCGAAAATAGACATATAAAAAACAAAAAAAATTCAATCGAGAAAAAATCTTTGAATAAAAAGATCGTTCCTTGATATTTTTTTTCTTAAAGGATAGTTTAAATCAATACTCACAAATATTGCACTTTATTCAAATGGTTACTAATAGTTATAAAAACCCTATCAATTATAGGACTTATTTTTCTTCATCACATGCCCTAGAATAGAAAAATTTTTTCTTAATATCATCGCTAATCAAATATAAAATTTAATTAAACCCTCCCTCTATATTATTTTGACCAAATAGTACTAAGAACCATAAAATTTATTTTCCCTACATATAATACTCATAAAAGTGACCGAATAAAATGTTTATTAAAATATTTGCAGTAACAACATCCTAATTATAAAAAGATGAATTCAAGATACATAAATTTCAGCAATAATCTCAACAATGAGATGATATCCCCAATAGTATACTTTCCAGCGTCAGTCCGTTAACTAAACGATCTGGATATCCATCATAGACAATTTTTCCTTCTGCCACAACAATAGATCGAGTCGCTATTTGCACTGCATCGTCTAAATTATGAGTGATCATGAGCAAGGTCAATTGACGTTTATCACATATCTTTTTCAGTAATGCCAATATTTCATAACGCAATGCCGGGTCAAAGCCAGAAAAAGGTTCATCTAGTAATAAAATTGGTTTTTTACGAATCAAACAACGTGCTAAAGCAACACGCTGACATTGTCCTCCTGACATTTGAGAAGGGAATCGATTAAGGCAATCACTGAGATAAAATTGTTCAACAATCTGTTGTACTTGAGCACGCTGATCTTGATCCAAATGCAAATGAGGTGAAAGGCCTAAAGCAATATTTTGCCAAACAGTTAAATGAGGAAAAAGATTATTTTCTTGAAAAAGAATAGAAAGTGGACGCTTGGCAGGTGGACTACTAGTATGATTTTGTTGATTTAACCAAATTTTTCCCTTTTGGGGATATCGAAATCCCGCAATCAAAGCCAGCAAAGTACTTTTACCTGCCCCACTAAGGCCTAATATTATAACTCTTTCTGCCTTATTTACTGTCAAATCAAATTGCATTTCTAGATTATCATAGCAATAGACTAGGTGATCTAATTTAATCATGCTCTTTTCCTGACAAATATTCTAATAAACTGAATAAGCTAAAACAAAGCAATAATAGTAATAGAGCAGTAACCGCGGCATCATTTTGACGATACGAACTTAATTGTTGGTAGAGATAATAAGGCAAAGTATAAAAATTTTCATTTCCAAAAAATGCGATAATTCCAAAATCTCCTAATGAGAGCAAACAAGCAAAAGCAAAGGTTTGTGCTATTATGGGCTTTAAATAATTTAATTCAATAAGATACAGTCGATTTATTCCTTTAATTTGCAATGAAAAACACAAAGAATTATACCGCTCAGCTAGATCATACATCGGATTCTCTAATGATTTAAAAGCATAAGGAACGGCCATTAAAGCATTAGTCAAGATTATTAAACTATATGAAGAAGAGGCCAATCCAACGGCATTATTGAATAATAAAAAAAATCCCACCGCCAAAACAATACTCGGCATAGCCAGTATTAATAACCCACTTAGTTCAAGAGCTTGATTGAAAAATATTAAGCGACGGAGACGCAATTCTCTCCCAGTCCAGAGTAACATTATAGTCAAAGCCATACACAATAATCCAGAACTCACAGCGATATAAGCGGAATTAACAAACGCTTTCCACAATCCAAGCTGTTGTAATGCCTGTAACAGCGTTTTATTCAAACCATCAATTATAATTGCTAATAAAGGCGGAATAAAAAATAATATTGCGAAACCAATAATACAAAAATCCCACCATTTTCGCCATCGATTATCATCTGGATTTTTCCACAATAATTGTCGATTATATCCTGAAAAAAAGGGGGTGTTTAACTTTTGATTCAATAACACCAGGCCCAAACAAAAAAAAAGTTGGATCAGAGAAAGAAAAGAGGCTTTATTAAGGTCAAAATCATAACTTAATGCTTGGTATATTGCCAATTCAATAGTAGTTGCAGCCGGACCTCCTCCAAGAGCAAGAATAGTAGCAAAACTAGTAAAGCATAACATAAAAATCAAAGTGGAAGTTGATAAAATTTGCCGCCTCAAATATGGCCATTCAACAAGACGAAAAAACTGCCATTGATTCATACCTAATTGTGCTGAAAGTTGACGTTGTTCAACGGAAATACTTTCCAATGCTTGCAATAACATACGGCTAGCTAATGGTAAATTAAAAAACATATGTGCCAACAAAATGCCTTTTAGCCCGTAAAAATTAAATTGGCAACGCATACCTAACCATTGGCAAAATTGAGCGATCCATCCCATCCGACCATATACAGTTAACAATCCCATAATCACCACGAATACAGGCAATACAAAGATCATAGAGTGTAAGCGTAAAAACAGCATTCTCCCAAGAAAATGACGTCGAAAAAGAGATTGCGCTAAAAAGATAGCAGGAATAACAGATAATAAAGTAGAGAGCAATGCCTGCCAAAATGTAAAAATAATGACATGCCATAAATAACTATCAGAAATAAATTCTTCCCAACTGATTTGAGGCATATATAACCACAAAGAACCACAAGTAAGAAGGCTAATAGAAATTAAAAGACAAGAAACGATTATACCAGGCCAAAGAGCACTGCCTATTGGTGACTGACAGCATCTTGCCATAAATGGATCCATTGATTACGATGTTGAGTGATATCTTCTGCATGAAATTGCAATGATTTTTGGGGGACTAATATTTTTTGATATACTGTGGGTAAAGACATATCAATGACTGGATACATCCAATTAGTTATCGGTAAAATTTTCTGGAAAGTTGGTGAAATCATAAATTGCATAAATTCTTGTGCCAATTTAGGCTGTTTGCTACTTTTTAATTGAGCGGCAACTTCAATTTGTAGATAGTGACCCTCACTAAATAACGCAGCTGCATAATTATCTTGTCCATAATTTAACAACTGAAAACCCGGAGACGAACTATAACTGAGCACGAAGTCACTCTCGCCCTTTAAAAACAATCCATATGATTCGCCCCAACCTTTAGTAATGGTTACAGTTCTTTTGGCTATCTCCCTCCAAATTTGAGCACTTTTCTCCCCATAAACTTTTTGTATCCAGAGAAGTAATCCCAAACCTAGTGTACTGGTACGTGGATCTTGATAAATAATGGTCCACGGTTGTGTGCTATTAATAAGTTCATCAAAACTTTTAGGCGCCTGAGTGATTCGTCTTTTGTCATAAATAAACGAAAAATACCCATAATCATAGGGAATAAAAATATTATTCTTCCATTCCATCGGCAATTTCAATAAACTGGTATCGATGTGACTCTCTGTAAACAAACCAGTTTTTTTCGCTAGATCAATTAGATTATTATCAAGCCCAAGTACAATATCCGCAGGACTATTGCCCCCTTCCATTTTGAGTCTATTTAATAAAGCCACCCCATCATTAAGACCAATTATCCTGAGCTCACAATTACAAACTTGTTCAAAAGAAGATTTTATTTTAGGCCCAGCCCCCCAATCTGAAACGAAAGAACCATAGGTATAAACCGTTAATATAGGTTTTGCCTGAATATTAAGAGTTAAACAGGCCATACAAGCAATACTAACTATTGTTAGAACCACATACTTCAATACCAATCTTCTCCTAATTATCATTCTAAATATTGAGAAAAAAAACCAAGATCAAAAAACTGTTGGAGGAAAGACCGCCTCTTAATATGTCTATCTATAATAATTAAAATTCTTCATTCCAGCAATATCAAGCGGTGTTTTGGATAAAAAATATAGATTTTAAGATATTAAAGTATTGTCAAGCTATCACTATCAATACGAGGCATTACTCAAACTAATGCCTCGTATTTACCTTTATACCCTTAGCAAAACTATCCTGTCCATATACTATCTAAATCATATAATTTCCGAGATTCAGGATGGAATACATGAACTATAACGTCACCAATATCAATTAAAACCCAATTAGCGGCTAATAAACCCTCAACGCCAAAAACTTTAATTTTTTCTTTTTAAGGTAAGAAATCAAGTTATCCGCGATAGACGCAACATGTTTAGTTGATCTCCCTGAAACAATGACCATATTGTCACATATCAAAGATTGCGCAGACGTATTTTCTATATGACGTATATCCTCAGCCTTTAATTCTGTCAAACATTCAATAATCGTTGTAACACAAGCAGCAATATTATCATTTATTTGTTCTTCTGTTTTTTTCGTGTTTACCGGCATGCTTTTTTCCTTTTCCTCTCTTCGCTATGCAAAATAGCATATAGAAATTTTCAGAACCTATTGCACCTCCTTTTATTACTATCATAGATCGTATGCATGATATACTTTTTTGTTTTGAGATACCAAACACTTAGAATGCCATGCATTCCATATTTTTTGATATGGCTCTTTTAAATTAAGATTGAATAATCTATAATTCTCCCAATATACCCTTATTTGATTAAAAATGTGATCATATTTAATTAAAACTATAGTCAATTTTTTTATTTATTTGAGAGTATTGTGTTTAAAAACCTGATATACGCTATTTTATTATTTTTTTATTTGTACGATAGGATTTTCCATGGAAAAAATATCCATTTGTAACTATAGTCACTGACCGAAATCAAGATATTATGCTTCCGATTTTTCACTCTTTCGAAAAACAAACAGGCATAAGATTAAGAATATTTATCTATCTAAATTCGTAAACCATTGATAAAATGCTTATTTTTGCCATGTTCTTTCACACCCAAAACAAGGTGTGAGAATACTATAAATTATATTATACTTTTATCTACCAGTAAGTATATGAATTTTTGCAGTTTTTATCGTATCAACAAACCTCTTAACTAAAGCAATTAAAAGATCTGTCATTGTATTGACTAAAACAATCTATAAGTGGTACTTGATCAATAATTACGTGGAAATTGGCAACGTTAACGCATATCGAGAGTGAATCATTAGTATCAAAAGTGGTCAGATAAAATATAAGACTCCAAATTGTTGAACTCTTACACTCTATCATATTTTAATGTGCCAACGTATTTTTATTAATTTATTAAAACCAAAGAATTTATTTATGATGTCAAAAAAAGTGCATTAACTTCCGTACTGTTATCATCATCTGTGTTGTTAAGTAAACGTTAACGCATATCGAGAGTGAATCATTAATATCAAAAGCGATCAGATAAAATATAAGACTCCAAATTGTTGAACTCTTACACTCTGTCATATTTTAATGTGCCAACGTATTTTTATTAATTTATTAAAACCAAAGAATTTATTTATGATGTCAAAAAAAAATGCATTAACTTCCGTACTGTTATCATCATCTGTGTTGTTAAGTAGTTGTGATGGGTTAGAATCTGAATCTTATATCACTCCTGCGGAGATAGCTCAAATACCAAGAGGACCGTTAAATGATAATCAGTCTTCAACAGAATCTACGCTAGGAAACGAACAAACTCCAGCTTTACCGTCTCAAGCTGTTAAGACCCTCTCTAATAATAAAAACGAAAATGTGGCTCATGAGGATAAGGATACAGAGAACGGTAGTAAAATCACTCCAACCACGTCAGAAAATATCAACAAGGAAATAACGAAACAAAATTCCAAAAGTGAAAAAAATCATGAAAAGGAAGGTTGGGAGGATCAGGATACAGAGAACGGTATTAAAATCACTCCAATCCCGTTAGAAGATCTCGACCAGGAAACAAAGAAACAAGATTCCAAAAATGACGAAAATCATAAAGATGAAGGTTGGTTAGATTGGTTGCGGAGCGATCCTCTAAGATATTGGTGGGGATAAAAGGATAAAATATAACATTTAAATCAATGGCTTAACAACCCCCTAACCTGCCAGCCTGTCCTAGCGCAGGTCCTAAAATATCCCACTTACTTTGCCCACCACCTAAAGGAGAAAACCTCTCATAATGTGTAATGGCATTCACTATCGCTTTTGCGTAATCTCGAGGAGAGGTAATATCAAACCGAGGTTCATTCCCAGAGATAAGAGGAACGAGGACATTTTTTATAAGCTCCTCATTAGCATATTCTACTAAAAGAATTAAAATCGACGATCTACCTAAAAGCGCTTTTGACCTAACAAATAAAAAATGGGGAAAAAGGCTTTCTATTGCCCAAACAACATCTCGGTTTCCCAAACTCTTTTTCTCCCAGGTGATATTGGAAATACATTTTTTTTTACTGGAAATGGAATTTTAGAATATTAAAAAAAGAAAAATGCAGCAAAAAAAAATTTATCCGTTTTATGCTATCATCTACTGTACAACAATATATGACAACAACACTTGGCGAATATCCTATTTATTATCAAGGAAATAATTACTAATCAGAAATTTAACAATACAATCTATTCACAAGAACTACATGCTAAAAGCCTATCTGATATCATCAAAGTACAAAACATTTTGATAGATCCTGGCTTGATAAACAACAGAAAACAATAAATAGAACGACAATCACACCCTACAACGCAATCCTAAATCATTTGTAAGGAAAATATGCAAAGAGCTAATCGCGATATTGCATGTTCTCTAAGTTGAAAGAATAACATCAATGACATAAAAAACCTTTGTTTGATGATTTATCTACAACGATTAGTTCAAGTGTCGGATTTATCAGACACTTGAACTATCTTGCTTTTTACGAAAGATATCAAAACCATCCAATAAAATTAAGCTTGTTATCCTAATCACAAAAATCCAAAAAAAGAAAACAAAACACCCGCGAAAAAAGATACTACTATTAAAATATAAAAGCCTAAAGAGCTTTTTTTAGAATCAGGAGCATGGCAAGAACTCTTATATTCTCCCTCCCAATATCGACGATATAAGCGCATTTCTTTATCTTCAGCGGCAAGATTAATACGAGATTTAGGAACTGATAATCGCGTTTGATCCACTCGATTCTCCTTCAAACGATCAAAAAAAATCAACTTTTAAGTTAAAGATAAGTTAAGTTATCCATTGTGCATAGAAAAAAATGTTAATCAAGAGTTAAAATTGAATATTAAAAAAAATATCATAAGTGCATAGCCTGCATCACATCAGAAATATTTATAATAATTCAACAACCATCCTCTCTCATACCATTCATCCTTCTTTCCCTATAGTTATTGAATAAAAATATTTTAGAATCGTCCCTTAATATCTAAAAAATGAAGTTATACACACGTAATATGTTAATTCACAATTTATTAATCAAAATAAAAAAAAAAATTACTTCAATATTTTAAAAAATAGTGTAAAATGAAGTTCATGCAGTTGCATATGTGGTTTATGTTTGTAAACTTCATAATAGGTAATGAAAAAAAATTGTGGATGTGGCGGAATAGGTAGACGCAGCAGACTTAATGTTATTGGGTGCCCATAGAGAAATCGATGGAGTAGAACTGCTCAAATTCGGGGAAAGCTTTTGCAAAGCTAATCCCGAGCCAAATCTTGTTATTCAAGAGAGGTGTAGAGACTGGACGGGCAGCACCTAAGGCATTTAAAACGTTATGGTGAAGGGACAGTCCAGACCACAAACACTGCAAACAAAAAGCGGTGGCAATGAAAATTGTAGTGGTAAGAAAATCTGCTTCTTTGCATGAGAGTGCGGGTTCGAGTCCCGCCATCCGCACCAAGCTG includes:
- a CDS encoding divergent polysaccharide deacetylase family protein; translation: MSIFGLSIYILMSNALIGTVSEIGPYSFVREAVLVPLKNSSVANPASSPVNTAPSPTQVVNSTDHKDALVANESKRSTLLDSLPTIEGRLIPVSELMEKTKPHLISVESENKSVSSAYSTRSCPNVSGARIAIVVSALGISQTGTQRAINLLPQNVTLAFASNGNSLNRWMQAAKQKGQEVMLQIPMQSFNELNNDDVYTLKITKSSQQLLSRLRYSLRRGKGYFGVMNYRGAMFLSNKDSVETIFKEFAALGLLFFDDGSSSRNLTRVVAPQINLPYAVADLYLDDVVDRDSIREKLKKLSDIARVTGQAIGVASAFDESVEEISKWLQEEHASDVSIVPLSCLVKLADAYAK
- the thiQ gene encoding thiamine ABC transporter ATP-binding protein ThiQ, coding for MIKLDHLVYCYDNLEMQFDLTVNKAERVIILGLSGAGKSTLLALIAGFRYPQKGKIWLNQQNHTSSPPAKRPLSILFQENNLFPHLTVWQNIALGLSPHLHLDQDQRAQVQQIVEQFYLSDCLNRFPSQMSGGQCQRVALARCLIRKKPILLLDEPFSGFDPALRYEILALLKKICDKRQLTLLMITHNLDDAVQIATRSIVVAEGKIVYDGYPDRLVNGLTLESILLGISSHC
- the thiP gene encoding thiamine/thiamine pyrophosphate ABC transporter permease ThiP, coding for MARCCQSPIGSALWPGIIVSCLLISISLLTCGSLWLYMPQISWEEFISDSYLWHVIIFTFWQALLSTLLSVIPAIFLAQSLFRRHFLGRMLFLRLHSMIFVLPVFVVIMGLLTVYGRMGWIAQFCQWLGMRCQFNFYGLKGILLAHMFFNLPLASRMLLQALESISVEQRQLSAQLGMNQWQFFRLVEWPYLRRQILSTSTLIFMLCFTSFATILALGGGPAATTIELAIYQALSYDFDLNKASFLSLIQLFFCLGLVLLNQKLNTPFFSGYNRQLLWKNPDDNRWRKWWDFCIIGFAILFFIPPLLAIIIDGLNKTLLQALQQLGLWKAFVNSAYIAVSSGLLCMALTIMLLWTGRELRLRRLIFFNQALELSGLLILAMPSIVLAVGFFLLFNNAVGLASSSYSLIILTNALMAVPYAFKSLENPMYDLAERYNSLCFSLQIKGINRLYLIELNYLKPIIAQTFAFACLLSLGDFGIIAFFGNENFYTLPYYLYQQLSSYRQNDAAVTALLLLLLCFSLFSLLEYLSGKEHD
- the thiB gene encoding thiamine ABC transporter substrate binding subunit, with amino-acid sequence MVLTIVSIACMACLTLNIQAKPILTVYTYGSFVSDWGAGPKIKSSFEQVCNCELRIIGLNDGVALLNRLKMEGGNSPADIVLGLDNNLIDLAKKTGLFTESHIDTSLLKLPMEWKNNIFIPYDYGYFSFIYDKRRITQAPKSFDELINSTQPWTIIYQDPRTSTLGLGLLLWIQKVYGEKSAQIWREIAKRTVTITKGWGESYGLFLKGESDFVLSYSSSPGFQLLNYGQDNYAAALFSEGHYLQIEVAAQLKSSKQPKLAQEFMQFMISPTFQKILPITNWMYPVIDMSLPTVYQKILVPQKSLQFHAEDITQHRNQWIHLWQDAVSHQ